A genomic stretch from Halanaerobiaceae bacterium ANBcell28 includes:
- a CDS encoding O-antigen ligase family protein, with the protein MGLFSLIQVGFEMRRFSIVGGLNPTWYAAQLVWSIIASYSVYLRSNLLGKIFLLINVVIVIFLLILTQGRNSIMALSTSFFISIIISQLKNIDFKTLVFKRKKHIIIKYIKILVICFFIIGVLSLILMETGVYDNLDRILQTSELISGDRDVATAGRTTIWNNYQHLLLRNFIVGRGVRSSNILYEQLYNVRIPAHNNFITILVEYGSIGLMLIITFHLYSFKLAFGRYEFIFSVCWISLALLFIGLGNDVIYYKYWWTGIIIFILILNIERSNKANSINS; encoded by the coding sequence GTGGGTTTGTTTTCTTTAATTCAAGTAGGATTTGAAATGCGTAGGTTTTCAATTGTTGGTGGTTTAAATCCTACTTGGTATGCTGCTCAACTAGTTTGGTCAATAATTGCTAGTTATAGTGTCTATTTAAGGTCAAACTTGCTTGGTAAGATATTCTTACTAATTAATGTAGTCATTGTAATTTTTTTATTAATATTAACACAAGGAAGAAATTCAATCATGGCACTAAGTACTTCATTTTTCATTAGTATTATTATCTCTCAATTGAAAAATATTGATTTTAAAACACTAGTTTTCAAAAGGAAAAAACATATTATAATTAAATATATTAAGATATTGGTAATATGTTTTTTTATTATTGGGGTTTTAAGTTTAATTTTAATGGAAACAGGGGTATATGATAATTTAGATAGAATTTTACAAACATCGGAGCTTATATCTGGTGATCGAGATGTAGCGACAGCAGGTAGAACAACAATATGGAATAATTATCAACATTTATTATTAAGAAATTTTATTGTTGGCAGAGGAGTTAGATCTTCCAATATTCTATACGAACAGTTATATAATGTTAGAATTCCAGCGCATAATAATTTTATTACTATATTGGTAGAGTATGGCAGCATAGGATTAATGTTAATTATTACATTCCATTTATATTCTTTTAAATTAGCTTTTGGAAGGTATGAATTTATATTTTCTGTATGTTGGATTTCATTAGCATTATTATTTATAGGATTGGGAAATGACGTTATTTATTATAAGTATTGGTGGACAGGTATTATTATATTTATTCTGATTTTAAATATAGAAAGAAGCAACAAAGCTAATTCAATCAATTCTTGA
- a CDS encoding MOP flippase family protein codes for MSDFKIKIIKSVKWNSINTLLTTIISPLTLVILARLLSPIEFGYISIITIILGISKTISEMGFSQGIIKEEEICSKDLSSIFWFEVFLGFFVFSIVFFSSGIIAGFFNEVELTYLIRYTALVFLIEPFSLVFKALLEKEIKYKQLQIANIVRLIITNGIKIALAILGFGAFSVVYANIIAAFFFATALFTMFTKNKLWLPELCFSIERVKPYLKFGIFISAKSILHTFSKRIDEILIGRVLGSELLGLYYFAKNIITRLYILISNPISQLAFPLLAKYRSDQIRFKDVFIKITGYLAAIGIPAFVGVALTSQYFVPLVFGDIWIEATPILVILSAWGAVKSIEHNMPSRALYCFGKSDYVFYLSFLDLIIRLLIMFMAALHSIELMAFTFFAVEFLKYIAWIIILKRLSSITLLSIWQKVNRYILYSLFMAIFLYIFSINIYITNLVNLIINILMGIMIYLICFYIFSRKDFQDIMGNIVLLK; via the coding sequence ATGAGTGATTTTAAGATTAAAATAATAAAAAGTGTTAAGTGGAATAGTATTAATACTCTTTTAACTACTATTATAAGTCCGTTAACTTTAGTTATTTTAGCAAGATTACTATCACCGATAGAGTTTGGATATATATCCATCATTACCATAATATTAGGTATTTCTAAAACAATCTCAGAAATGGGTTTTTCTCAAGGAATTATCAAAGAAGAGGAAATCTGTTCAAAGGATTTAAGCTCTATTTTTTGGTTTGAAGTCTTTCTTGGATTTTTTGTTTTCTCAATTGTATTTTTTTCTTCGGGAATTATTGCAGGCTTTTTCAATGAAGTAGAACTGACATACTTGATTAGATATACTGCTTTAGTCTTTCTTATAGAGCCATTTTCTCTTGTTTTTAAAGCTTTACTGGAGAAAGAGATAAAGTACAAACAGTTACAAATTGCTAATATAGTAAGGCTTATAATTACTAATGGAATAAAAATAGCACTTGCAATTTTAGGTTTTGGGGCATTTAGTGTGGTTTATGCTAATATAATAGCTGCTTTCTTTTTTGCGACAGCTCTTTTTACCATGTTTACTAAGAATAAATTATGGTTACCAGAGCTGTGTTTTTCAATAGAGAGGGTAAAACCTTACCTAAAATTCGGTATATTTATATCGGCTAAGTCTATACTTCATACTTTTTCAAAAAGAATAGATGAGATACTTATTGGTAGAGTTCTCGGGAGTGAACTGTTAGGACTTTATTATTTTGCAAAAAATATAATAACCAGATTGTATATTTTAATTAGTAATCCTATTTCCCAGCTTGCTTTTCCTTTGCTGGCAAAATACAGAAGTGATCAGATTCGTTTTAAAGATGTATTTATCAAAATCACTGGATATTTAGCTGCAATTGGGATTCCTGCCTTTGTTGGGGTAGCTTTAACTTCCCAATATTTTGTGCCTTTGGTTTTTGGAGATATTTGGATAGAAGCAACTCCGATACTGGTAATATTATCTGCCTGGGGTGCAGTAAAAAGTATTGAACACAATATGCCGTCTAGAGCATTATATTGTTTTGGTAAATCTGATTACGTCTTTTATTTATCGTTTCTTGACTTAATTATTAGACTACTCATTATGTTTATGGCAGCTTTACACAGTATAGAGCTAATGGCATTTACCTTTTTTGCTGTTGAATTTTTAAAATACATTGCCTGGATAATAATATTGAAAAGACTTTCTTCTATAACGCTTCTATCTATTTGGCAAAAAGTCAATAGGTACATTCTATATTCGTTATTTATGGCAATATTTCTTTATATTTTTTCAATCAATATATATATCACTAATTTAGTGAATCTTATTATTAACATATTGATGGGTATTATGATCTATCTAATATGCTTTTATATATTTTCAAGAAAAGATTTTCAAGACATTATGGGCAATATAGTTTTATTAAAATAG